Proteins from one Sabethes cyaneus chromosome 2, idSabCyanKW18_F2, whole genome shotgun sequence genomic window:
- the LOC128738881 gene encoding membrane-bound transcription factor site-1 protease isoform X2, with amino-acid sequence MKFPSLGKLFTKCILILLVLLFSDCTNLIDSFSGADVQGGGRNQNNDNISNLVNVTFAVTGHSNASGQRRTGSSCCDSDSIQPTSINGSSEKNNSAEHFPRKKSQQRLVVEFSTNVVHNEYIVHFDGYYKPLVREKYIRTALNGSKVKKWRILPRLNPVSDYPSDFDVLTLEEDPQVAVDGIDLLKSHPSIKSISPQRMVHRTLKYVPMEMSETMDDESEETWNQEDEVPQEGEEDNEEIAEFIEKFKNFKRRLSTDVGELNESRSDSSVPINSITRHTNRRLLRAIPRQITSLLKADVLWGMGVTGKGVKVAVFDTGLSKNHPHFKSVKERTNWTNEKTLDDGVSHGTFVAGIIASSKECLGFAPDSELHVYRVFTNNQVSYTSWFLDAFNYAILKKINVLNLSIGGPDFLDQPFVDKVLELSANKVIMVSAIGNDGPLYGTLNNPGDQMDVIGVGGMDYNDNIAKFSSRGMTTWELPNGYGRLKPDIVTYGSQVKGSNLNGGCKSLSGTSVASPVVAGAVTLLASGVINQLDQINPASMKQALIEGAQRLQENNMFEQGHGKLNILKSMKILSTYKPKVSLSPAYLDFTEDYMWPYTTQSLFHTSAPVIANVTILNGMGVIGRIINKPTWHPYTNENGQMLNISISFSEQLWPWSGWMAVHIGVNELGRSFEGLAQGHITLTVQSPAGLGENEPRNGTVSFPIKVKIIPQPPRHKRILWDQYHSLRYPPGYLPRDNLKIKSDPLDWRADHIHTNFKDMYTHLRNAGYYVEVLGGPYTCFNSSNYGTLLIVDPEEEYFHEEIIKLKNDILERELSVIVFADWYNTTVMRKIKFYDENTRQWWMPDTGGANIPALNELLRDFDITLGDKVAEGYFDMRDHRMYYASGCNILKFPTGNKTILIERDLFDQGLDILSPDEKRQKIRAKTAILGLLQTDHSYSKVQPATPNPDPINPDPLDTDRSGEELQIGRDSIINKRILLGAKSFPNEDDDDDIPNEGGEQRQDFESNAIGNPDFDALKNGEDDDPPDDIKQIQHPEEISQLLLEKKQNFTGEKLLMVEIPQTLLKLSPADQQSKVNGKFNDSTGGSERRKTGGRIAVYGDSNCLDSTHLDKPCFWLLDSLLEYTMTSHVTNLLRDLNSSRTSEILSDAKTPARLANNNLHHYSKVLGPGNEKRQLPRCLQLKWDQPISLNMSSLNGYGPNERLLLEQQQELLLRQQQAAAQQAGLFGNEIDNSVNLFRKLESQKGEQP; translated from the exons ATGAAATTTCCATCACTAGGAAAGTTGTTCACCAAATGTATCCTTATCTTGCTAGTATTGCTCTTCAGTGATTGTACAAATTTAATCGATAGCTTTAGTGGTGCTGACGTTCAGGGTGGCGGCagaaatcaaaataatgataacATAAGCAATTTAGTTAATGTAACGTTTGCGGTTACTGGTCATAGCAATGCAAGTGGCCAGCGCCGGACGGGGAGCAGTTGCTGTGATAGTGATAGTATCCAACCGACGAGCATCAACGGGAGTAGTGAGAAAAACAACAGCGCAGAACATTTTCCGAGGAAAAAATCCCAGCAGCGGCTGGTCGTGGAGTTCTCGAccaatgttgttcacaacgagtATATCGTACATTTCGATGGCTACTATAAGCCGCTGGTCCGCGAAAAGTACATTCGAACCGCCCTGAACGGATCAAAG GTTAAAAAATGGCGCATTTTGCCTCGGCTAAATCCAGTGAGTGATTACCCGAGTGATTTTGATGTGCTGACGTTGGAAGAAGATCCGCAGGTGGCAGTGGATGGAATTGATTTGCTGAAGTCGCATCCTTCGATCAAATCAATCTCTCCCCAGCGCATGGTTCACAGAACGTTGAAGTACGTTCCTATGGAAATGAGCGAAACGATGGACGACGAATCCGAGGAGACGTGGAATCAGGAAGACGAAGTTCCACAGGAGGGTGAAGAAGATAACGAGGAGATTGCTGAGTTTAtcgaaaaattcaaaaattttaaaagaagGCTTTCGACGGATGTGGGTGAACTGAATGAAAGTCGATCTGATAGTTCAGTTCCAATAAATTCGATTACCCGGCACACAAATCGGCGACTGCTGAGAGCTATTCCCAGACAGATTACTTCGTTGCTTAAAGCCGATGTACTTTGGGGAATGGGTGTTACCGGTAAGGGAGTGAAGGTGGCTGTTTTTGATACGGGTCTTTCGAAAAACCATCCGCATTTTAAATCGGTTAAAGAACGAACTAACTGGACAAACGAAAAAACGCTTGATGACGGTGTTAGTCATGGGACGTTCGTCGCTGGcattatagcttcttcgaaggAATGCTTAGGCTTTGCTCCGGATTCTGAGTTGCACGTTTACCGAGTTTTCACAAACAATCAGGTGTCATATACGTCTTGGTTTCTGGATGCTTTTAACTATGCCATACTTAAGAAGATCAACGTGTTGAATTTAAGTATCGGTGGTCCAGATTTCTTGGATCAGCCGTTTGTTGATAAAGTTTTAGAGTTGTCGGCGAATAAAGTGATTATGGTTTCCGCAATCGGTAACGATGGGCCACTTTATGGAACACTGAACAATCCGGGTGATCAGATGGATGTCATTGGGGTCGGTGGTATGGACTATAATGATAATATAGCGAAATTTAGCTCAAGAGGCATGACCACGTGGGAACTCCCCAACGGTTATGGACGCTTAAAACCTGACATAGTTACATATGGAAGTCAGGTGAAAGGAAGCAACTTGAATGGGGGTTGTAAATCATTGTCTGGGACTTCAGTAGCTTCGCCAGTTGTTGCTGGAGCAGTCACTCTATTGGCTAGTGGTGTTATCAATCAACTGGATCAAATAAATCCCGCTTCAATGAAGCAAGCATTGATAGAGGGAGCTCAGCGATTGCAGGAAAATAATATGTTTGAACAAGGCCACGGAAAGCTGAATATTTTAAAAAGCATGAAGATCTTATCTACGTACAAGCCGAAGGTGTCACTGTCTCCTGCGTATTTGGATTTTACCGAGGATTACATGTGGCCCTACACAACTCAGAGTTTGTTCCATACAAGTGCTCCGGTGATAGCAAATGTGACCATCCTTAACGGGATGGGAGTGATTGGAAGGATCATAAACAAACCCACTTGGCATCCATACACGAACGAAAATGGTCAAATGCTAAACATATCAATATCTTTCTCGGAGCAATTATGGCCGTGGTCTGGCTGGATGGCGGTACATATTGGGGTTAACGAACTTGGGCGTAGCTTCGAAGGATTGGCCCAGGGCCACATTACTCTGACGGTTCAAAGTCCCGCCGGCTTAGGAGAAAATGAACCACGCAATGGAACAGTGAGCTTTCcaataaaagtgaaaataatccCACAACCACCAAGGCATAAGCGCATTCTCTGGGATCAGTATCATAGTTTGCGCTATCCTCCAGGTTATCTTCCAAGAgacaatttgaaaattaaatctGATCCGCTTGACTGGCGGGCAGATCATATTCATACCAACTTTAAGGATATGTACACTCATTTGAGAAATGCTGGTTATTATGTTGAAGTATTGGGTGGACCTTACACGTGCTTCAATTCCAGTAACTATGGTACGCTACTCATAGTTGATCCAGAAGAAGAATACTTTCACGAAGAGATTATAAAATTGAAGAACGATATCCTGGAACGGGAGCTGAGCGTGATTGTGTTTGCCGATTGGTATAATACAACAGTCATGCGTAAGATAAAATTCTACGACGAAAACACTCGCCAGTGGTGGATGCCAGATACCGGAGGTGCTAACATTCCGGCTCTCAATGAGTTGCTTCGGGATTTTGATATTACTCTAGGGGACAAAGTTGCTGAAGGTTATTTTGATATGCGAGATCATCGGATGTACTATGCTTCTGGCTGCAACATACTCAAATTTCCCACTGGAAATAAAACCATCCTAATCGAGCGAGATTTGTTCGATCAAGGTCTCGATATTCTTTCCCCCGatgaaaaaagacagaaaattaGGGCCAAAACTGCCATCTTAGGCTTACTACAAACGGATCATAGCTATTCGAAAGTACAACCGGCAACCCCAAACCCGGACCCCATTAATCCAGATCCACTGGATACTGATCGTAGTGGCGAAGAATTACAAATCGGTCGTGATTCAATAATCAATAAACGGATACTGCTTGGAGCGAAGTCTTTCCCGAAtgaagacgacgacgatgacattCCGAACGAGGGAGGCGAGCAGAGGCAGGATTTCGAAAGCAACGCTATTGGAAATCCAGATTTTGATGCACTGAAAAATGGCGAGGATGATGATCCGCCGGACGACATCAAGCAAATTCAGCATCCGGAAGAAATAAGCCAATTGTTGTtagaaaagaaacaaaattttacCGGAGAAAAACTTCTGATGGTGGAAATTCCTCAAACGTTACTTAAGTTGTCTCCTGCAGATCAGCAGTCAAAAGTTAATGGTAAATTTAACGACAGTACAGGTGGCAGTGAAAGGCGAAAAACTGGCGGTCGAATAGCGGTTTATGGTGATTCTAACTGTCTTGATTCGACACATCTCGATAAACCATGCTTTTGGTTGCTCGACTCGCTTCTGGAATACACGATGACTTCTCACGTCACCAATCTTCTGAGGGATTTAAATAGCAGTCGGACAAGTGAAATTCTCAGCG ATGCGAAAACGCCAGCTCGATTGGCCAACAACAATTTGCACCATTACTCAAAAGTCCTAGGACCGGGCAACGAGAAGCGTCAGCTACCCCGCTGCCTACAGTTGAAATGGGACCAGCCAATTTCGCTGAACATGTCCTCACTCAATGGTTATGGACCAAACGAGCGATTATTGCTCGAGCAGCAGCAGGAATTGCTACTGCGACAGCAGCAAGCAGCCGCCCAACAGGCAGGCCTGTTCGGGAATGAAATCGATAACAGTGTAAATCTGTTTCGTAAACTAGAGAGTCAAAAAGGTGAG CAACCGTAA
- the LOC128737464 gene encoding uncharacterized protein C16orf52 homolog A produces MDKLTTISAGLFLAADVCAIVSLAMPDWVVTSVGGETRLGLMWTCMTLYNRPQVCFTPELQPEWLIALICIFVGCICITTTIILLASSNWDRNVIPYARWVGFTAMILFCLAAVIFPLGFDVDDIGGQAYHLPHSHQVGISYIMFVLALWITVISELFAEKVCLPQF; encoded by the exons ATGGATAAACTAACTACTATTAGTGCAGGTCTGTTTTTGGCCGCCGATGTCTGTGCTATCGTCAGTCTTGCTATGCCAGACTGGGTGGTGACTAGTGTAGGGG GAGAAACTCGGCTTGGTTTGATGTGGACCTGTATGACACTTTATAATCGACCTCAAGTGTGTTTTACCCCGGAATTACAACCGGAATGGTTGATCGCTCTCATCTGCATTTTTGTGGGCTGCATTTGCATTACAACTACGATCATTCTGTTAGCCTCCAGCAATTGGGATCGTAATGTGATTCCTTACGCTCGATGGGTAGGGTTCACCGCAA TGATTCTGTTCTGTTTAGCCGCGGTAATATTTCCGCTTGGCTTTGATGTTGACGACATTGGTGGCCAGGCGTATCACCTCCCTCATTCACATCAGGTCGGAATCTCGTACATTATGTTTGTGCTGGCCTTGTGGATCACGGTCATTTCGGAGTTATTTGCGGAAAAAGTTTGCTTACCGCAATTTTAA
- the LOC128738881 gene encoding membrane-bound transcription factor site-1 protease isoform X1, which translates to MKFPSLGKLFTKCILILLVLLFSDCTNLIDSFSGADVQGGGRNQNNDNISNLVNVTFAVTGHSNASGQRRTGSSCCDSDSIQPTSINGSSEKNNSAEHFPRKKSQQRLVVEFSTNVVHNEYIVHFDGYYKPLVREKYIRTALNGSKVKKWRILPRLNPVSDYPSDFDVLTLEEDPQVAVDGIDLLKSHPSIKSISPQRMVHRTLKYVPMEMSETMDDESEETWNQEDEVPQEGEEDNEEIAEFIEKFKNFKRRLSTDVGELNESRSDSSVPINSITRHTNRRLLRAIPRQITSLLKADVLWGMGVTGKGVKVAVFDTGLSKNHPHFKSVKERTNWTNEKTLDDGVSHGTFVAGIIASSKECLGFAPDSELHVYRVFTNNQVSYTSWFLDAFNYAILKKINVLNLSIGGPDFLDQPFVDKVLELSANKVIMVSAIGNDGPLYGTLNNPGDQMDVIGVGGMDYNDNIAKFSSRGMTTWELPNGYGRLKPDIVTYGSQVKGSNLNGGCKSLSGTSVASPVVAGAVTLLASGVINQLDQINPASMKQALIEGAQRLQENNMFEQGHGKLNILKSMKILSTYKPKVSLSPAYLDFTEDYMWPYTTQSLFHTSAPVIANVTILNGMGVIGRIINKPTWHPYTNENGQMLNISISFSEQLWPWSGWMAVHIGVNELGRSFEGLAQGHITLTVQSPAGLGENEPRNGTVSFPIKVKIIPQPPRHKRILWDQYHSLRYPPGYLPRDNLKIKSDPLDWRADHIHTNFKDMYTHLRNAGYYVEVLGGPYTCFNSSNYGTLLIVDPEEEYFHEEIIKLKNDILERELSVIVFADWYNTTVMRKIKFYDENTRQWWMPDTGGANIPALNELLRDFDITLGDKVAEGYFDMRDHRMYYASGCNILKFPTGNKTILIERDLFDQGLDILSPDEKRQKIRAKTAILGLLQTDHSYSKVQPATPNPDPINPDPLDTDRSGEELQIGRDSIINKRILLGAKSFPNEDDDDDIPNEGGEQRQDFESNAIGNPDFDALKNGEDDDPPDDIKQIQHPEEISQLLLEKKQNFTGEKLLMVEIPQTLLKLSPADQQSKVNGKFNDSTGGSERRKTGGRIAVYGDSNCLDSTHLDKPCFWLLDSLLEYTMTSHVTNLLRDLNSSRTSEILSDAKTPARLANNNLHHYSKVLGPGNEKRQLPRCLQLKWDQPISLNMSSLNGYGPNERLLLEQQQELLLRQQQAAAQQAGLFGNEIDNSVNLFRKLESQKATVISANDEPDVPGWRNKKTDKIPPNAPNNFINPSAVRPSAGMIPVKVPVVDQRIAGAATVGQQQFQKFHQQHQQHLQPPQLQHPKVNSDIDNPYDDSDFPLSRERSSGSSFEFTVKWFLWMICLLLLLLLLNWIRRCKGLTIKRRFNYVLKKVGF; encoded by the exons ATGAAATTTCCATCACTAGGAAAGTTGTTCACCAAATGTATCCTTATCTTGCTAGTATTGCTCTTCAGTGATTGTACAAATTTAATCGATAGCTTTAGTGGTGCTGACGTTCAGGGTGGCGGCagaaatcaaaataatgataacATAAGCAATTTAGTTAATGTAACGTTTGCGGTTACTGGTCATAGCAATGCAAGTGGCCAGCGCCGGACGGGGAGCAGTTGCTGTGATAGTGATAGTATCCAACCGACGAGCATCAACGGGAGTAGTGAGAAAAACAACAGCGCAGAACATTTTCCGAGGAAAAAATCCCAGCAGCGGCTGGTCGTGGAGTTCTCGAccaatgttgttcacaacgagtATATCGTACATTTCGATGGCTACTATAAGCCGCTGGTCCGCGAAAAGTACATTCGAACCGCCCTGAACGGATCAAAG GTTAAAAAATGGCGCATTTTGCCTCGGCTAAATCCAGTGAGTGATTACCCGAGTGATTTTGATGTGCTGACGTTGGAAGAAGATCCGCAGGTGGCAGTGGATGGAATTGATTTGCTGAAGTCGCATCCTTCGATCAAATCAATCTCTCCCCAGCGCATGGTTCACAGAACGTTGAAGTACGTTCCTATGGAAATGAGCGAAACGATGGACGACGAATCCGAGGAGACGTGGAATCAGGAAGACGAAGTTCCACAGGAGGGTGAAGAAGATAACGAGGAGATTGCTGAGTTTAtcgaaaaattcaaaaattttaaaagaagGCTTTCGACGGATGTGGGTGAACTGAATGAAAGTCGATCTGATAGTTCAGTTCCAATAAATTCGATTACCCGGCACACAAATCGGCGACTGCTGAGAGCTATTCCCAGACAGATTACTTCGTTGCTTAAAGCCGATGTACTTTGGGGAATGGGTGTTACCGGTAAGGGAGTGAAGGTGGCTGTTTTTGATACGGGTCTTTCGAAAAACCATCCGCATTTTAAATCGGTTAAAGAACGAACTAACTGGACAAACGAAAAAACGCTTGATGACGGTGTTAGTCATGGGACGTTCGTCGCTGGcattatagcttcttcgaaggAATGCTTAGGCTTTGCTCCGGATTCTGAGTTGCACGTTTACCGAGTTTTCACAAACAATCAGGTGTCATATACGTCTTGGTTTCTGGATGCTTTTAACTATGCCATACTTAAGAAGATCAACGTGTTGAATTTAAGTATCGGTGGTCCAGATTTCTTGGATCAGCCGTTTGTTGATAAAGTTTTAGAGTTGTCGGCGAATAAAGTGATTATGGTTTCCGCAATCGGTAACGATGGGCCACTTTATGGAACACTGAACAATCCGGGTGATCAGATGGATGTCATTGGGGTCGGTGGTATGGACTATAATGATAATATAGCGAAATTTAGCTCAAGAGGCATGACCACGTGGGAACTCCCCAACGGTTATGGACGCTTAAAACCTGACATAGTTACATATGGAAGTCAGGTGAAAGGAAGCAACTTGAATGGGGGTTGTAAATCATTGTCTGGGACTTCAGTAGCTTCGCCAGTTGTTGCTGGAGCAGTCACTCTATTGGCTAGTGGTGTTATCAATCAACTGGATCAAATAAATCCCGCTTCAATGAAGCAAGCATTGATAGAGGGAGCTCAGCGATTGCAGGAAAATAATATGTTTGAACAAGGCCACGGAAAGCTGAATATTTTAAAAAGCATGAAGATCTTATCTACGTACAAGCCGAAGGTGTCACTGTCTCCTGCGTATTTGGATTTTACCGAGGATTACATGTGGCCCTACACAACTCAGAGTTTGTTCCATACAAGTGCTCCGGTGATAGCAAATGTGACCATCCTTAACGGGATGGGAGTGATTGGAAGGATCATAAACAAACCCACTTGGCATCCATACACGAACGAAAATGGTCAAATGCTAAACATATCAATATCTTTCTCGGAGCAATTATGGCCGTGGTCTGGCTGGATGGCGGTACATATTGGGGTTAACGAACTTGGGCGTAGCTTCGAAGGATTGGCCCAGGGCCACATTACTCTGACGGTTCAAAGTCCCGCCGGCTTAGGAGAAAATGAACCACGCAATGGAACAGTGAGCTTTCcaataaaagtgaaaataatccCACAACCACCAAGGCATAAGCGCATTCTCTGGGATCAGTATCATAGTTTGCGCTATCCTCCAGGTTATCTTCCAAGAgacaatttgaaaattaaatctGATCCGCTTGACTGGCGGGCAGATCATATTCATACCAACTTTAAGGATATGTACACTCATTTGAGAAATGCTGGTTATTATGTTGAAGTATTGGGTGGACCTTACACGTGCTTCAATTCCAGTAACTATGGTACGCTACTCATAGTTGATCCAGAAGAAGAATACTTTCACGAAGAGATTATAAAATTGAAGAACGATATCCTGGAACGGGAGCTGAGCGTGATTGTGTTTGCCGATTGGTATAATACAACAGTCATGCGTAAGATAAAATTCTACGACGAAAACACTCGCCAGTGGTGGATGCCAGATACCGGAGGTGCTAACATTCCGGCTCTCAATGAGTTGCTTCGGGATTTTGATATTACTCTAGGGGACAAAGTTGCTGAAGGTTATTTTGATATGCGAGATCATCGGATGTACTATGCTTCTGGCTGCAACATACTCAAATTTCCCACTGGAAATAAAACCATCCTAATCGAGCGAGATTTGTTCGATCAAGGTCTCGATATTCTTTCCCCCGatgaaaaaagacagaaaattaGGGCCAAAACTGCCATCTTAGGCTTACTACAAACGGATCATAGCTATTCGAAAGTACAACCGGCAACCCCAAACCCGGACCCCATTAATCCAGATCCACTGGATACTGATCGTAGTGGCGAAGAATTACAAATCGGTCGTGATTCAATAATCAATAAACGGATACTGCTTGGAGCGAAGTCTTTCCCGAAtgaagacgacgacgatgacattCCGAACGAGGGAGGCGAGCAGAGGCAGGATTTCGAAAGCAACGCTATTGGAAATCCAGATTTTGATGCACTGAAAAATGGCGAGGATGATGATCCGCCGGACGACATCAAGCAAATTCAGCATCCGGAAGAAATAAGCCAATTGTTGTtagaaaagaaacaaaattttacCGGAGAAAAACTTCTGATGGTGGAAATTCCTCAAACGTTACTTAAGTTGTCTCCTGCAGATCAGCAGTCAAAAGTTAATGGTAAATTTAACGACAGTACAGGTGGCAGTGAAAGGCGAAAAACTGGCGGTCGAATAGCGGTTTATGGTGATTCTAACTGTCTTGATTCGACACATCTCGATAAACCATGCTTTTGGTTGCTCGACTCGCTTCTGGAATACACGATGACTTCTCACGTCACCAATCTTCTGAGGGATTTAAATAGCAGTCGGACAAGTGAAATTCTCAGCG ATGCGAAAACGCCAGCTCGATTGGCCAACAACAATTTGCACCATTACTCAAAAGTCCTAGGACCGGGCAACGAGAAGCGTCAGCTACCCCGCTGCCTACAGTTGAAATGGGACCAGCCAATTTCGCTGAACATGTCCTCACTCAATGGTTATGGACCAAACGAGCGATTATTGCTCGAGCAGCAGCAGGAATTGCTACTGCGACAGCAGCAAGCAGCCGCCCAACAGGCAGGCCTGTTCGGGAATGAAATCGATAACAGTGTAAATCTGTTTCGTAAACTAGAGAGTCAAAAAG CAACCGTAATCAGCGCCAACGATGAGCCGGATGTCCCGGGCTGGCGCAACAAGAAAACCGATAAAATTCCGCCAAATGCTCCCAATAACTTTATCAACCCATCCGCTGTCCGTCCGTCGGCGGGCATGATACCCGTAAAAGTGCCAGTtgttgatcaacgaatcgctgGAGCAGCAACTGTTGGTCAACAGCAGTTTCAAAAGTTTcaccagcagcaccagcaacaTTTGCAACCACCACAGTTGCAGCATCCGAAAGTGAACAGTGATATAGATAACCCTTATGACGATTCTGATTTTCCGCTTAGTAGGGAGAGGTCGAGCGGATCGAGCTTCGAATTTACCGTGAAGTGGTTCCTTTGGATGATTTGTCTGTTACTGCTATTACTGCTACTCAACTGGATACGGAGGTGTAAAGGTCTCACTATTAAGCGACGCTTCAATTACGTACTGAAAAAAGTAGGATTCTAA
- the LOC128734357 gene encoding H/ACA ribonucleoprotein complex subunit 2-like protein → MGKIKVEKPDTEMDTSIVKEEDTYDDKLKNANAISQPMASKKLTKKIHKLIKEASKHKTYLRNGLKDVQVRLRKGETGLVIFAGDVTPVEIMCHLPAVCEERNIPYCYTPSRKDLGAAMGVKRGTVAMLVREHPEYQEMFDKLKVELTTLPIPS, encoded by the exons ATGGGCAAAATAAAGGTAGAGAAACCTGATACGGAAATGGATACTTCCATTGTTAAAGAGGAGGACACTTACGATGATAAATTGAAGAATGCTAATGCCATATCGCAACCGATGGCGTCAAAAAAGTTAACGAAGAAGATTCACAAGCTAATCAAGGAAG CGTCAAAACACAAGACTTATCTACGTAACGGATTAAAAGATGTACAAGTTCGCTTGCGAAAAGGGGAAACTGG TTTGGTAATCTTTGCTGGAGACGTAACCCCGGTGGAAATTATGTGCCACCTACCAGCAGTTTGCGAAGAACGCAACATACCGTATTGTTATACCCCGAGTCGAAAGGATTTGGGCGCAGCGATGGGAGTAAAACGCGGAACGGTAGCAATGTTGGTACGAGAGCATCCCGAGTATCAAGAAATGTTCGATAAGCTAAAGGTGGAACTCACAACTCTTCCGATACCATCATAA
- the LOC128734356 gene encoding uncharacterized protein LOC128734356, with amino-acid sequence MLETACEKLSAMSDQDDPLAQTQATPRSSLGSGVLSYSNSSISPSTSSSSSQGSAKSAVSECLGAWLNYLQIMNNFCAAGYRLAQTIAALEPWATLDQSTQTGGSGVQQQQTQSQQQQPFVTPQIPSHMAFQFITAWDDLARASVVATSTVKSHIVSVLQDFKTQPLSSVDQENDLQHIREYNQLILQDNAQTMINLQHQFCVASCDSFAQLMCCYQCQTQVGFPHDPECPMIQHPMSAAAAIARSDQRSQTPSPHFGMKIQETRLYDRGSISTQGSSDHGTTAYEQTRGPSPHDIRGPSPIQGYLDNIRGPLPNPGHLSGMKAPFYRGSRSPLNFPLFTLNGQRRWSEAAAGEVNSESTLDAESQMRRWSMPWEAKADKTTVHWNQTRIMPISKLAVPQQQSSGAKSSTGERSQSTTPDSTWHSSVTSQDGLVEAIQLLSCRPVYRLPPMPPPSIGPPFAEEPTGANFQQQQQQQQQQQQQPQSTQHQSSFSNNSIGLYGIWTQQNPPSNLLRQSATQERGGGGVPPFMQYIREQEGSLDENPPP; translated from the exons ATGCTGGAGACTGCATGCGAAAAATTATCCGCCATGAGTGATCAGGATGATCCTTTAGCTCAAACTCAAGCCACTCCTCGTAGCTCGCTTGGTTCTGGAGTGTTGTCATACAGTAATTCATCCATATCGCCTTCCACTAGCTCCAGTAGCTCACAAGGATCTGCGAAATCGGCCGTCAGTGAATGTCTTGGAGCATGGTTAAATTATTTGCAAATTATGAACAACTTTTGTGCCGCCGGATATCGATTGGCACAAACAATAGCTGCTCTAGAGCCATGGGCTACTCTTGATCAATCAACACAAACCGGTGGCAGTGGAGTACAACAGCAGCAAACACAGTCACAGCAGCAACAACCTTTTGTAACACCACAAATACCATCGCATATGGCTTTTCAATTTATTACGGCTTGGGATGATTTAGCACGCGCATCAGTAGTAGCTACGAGTACAGTAAAATCTCATATTGTGAGCGTTTTACAAGATTTTAAAACTCAACCGCTTAGCTCGGTGGACCAAGAAAATGATTTACAACATATTCGAGAGTATAATCAACTTATTTTGCAAGACAATGCTCAAACAATGATTAATCTCCAGCATCAGTTCTGTGTCGCTTCGTGCGACTCATTTGCACAACTCATGTGTTGCTATCAATGTCAAACTCAGGTTGGTTTTCCGCACGATCCTGAATGTCCTATGATACAGCATCCCATGTCAGCAGCAGCTGCTATAGCCCGAAGTGACCAGCGATCTCAAACGCCTTCGCCACATTTTGGTATGAAAATACAAGAAACTCGCTTATATGATCGTGGATCAATCTCAACTCAAGGCTCGTCGGATCATGGAACAACAGCTTATGAACAAACGCGTGGACCATCGCCTCATGATATTCGAGGACCAAGTCCCATACAGGGCTATCTGGATAACATTCGTGGTCCACTGCCGAATCCTGGACACCTTTCCGGAATGAAAGCTCCATTCTACCGTGGATCTCGAAGTCCGCTTAATTTTCCACTATTCACGCTGAACGGTCAACGGCGCTGGTCTGAAGCTGCAGCCGGGGAGGTGAATTCTGAATCGACGCTGGACGCCGAAAGTCAGATGCGTAGGTGGTCTATGCCATGGGAAGCTAAAGCAGACAAAACGACAGTTCACTGGAATCAAACTAGAATTATGCCCATATCCAAGCTAGCCGTTCCACAGCAGCAATCGAGCGGGGCCAAGTCATCCACCGGCGAACGCAGTCAAAGCACAACTCCGGATTCAACCTGGCACTCGTCGGTAACTAGTCAAGACGGTTTGGTCGAAGCCATTCAATTGCTCTCTTGCCGGCCGGTTTATCGGCTTCCACCGATGCCGCCACCAAGCATCGGACCACCCTTTGCAGAGGAGCCCACCGGAGCG AATttccaacaacagcagcagcaacaacaacaacaacaacaacaaccacagtCAACTCAGCATCAATCATCATTTAGCAACAACAGCATAGGACTATACGGCATATGGACCCAACAGAATCCGCCAAGTAATCTACTTCGTCAATCAGCAACACAGGAGCGTGGAGGTGGCGGCGTGCCACCCTTCATGCAGTACATCCGGGAGCAAGAGGGTTCTCTCGATGAGAACCCACCGCCTTAG